In the Schistocerca gregaria isolate iqSchGreg1 chromosome 6, iqSchGreg1.2, whole genome shotgun sequence genome, one interval contains:
- the LOC126278354 gene encoding uncharacterized protein LOC126278354, giving the protein MAKRGVTDEEIARKLHRDLEESDIDLSEEDIVDDSDDDDVDYVQEEVGSSDSEEESRYPCTSAASNPIDIVPEERARLTARRIRDLRIAPILRKVGRLLIVHQISIYSHDNLEYAMLSV; this is encoded by the exons ATGGCGAAGCGTGGCGTGACGGACGAAGAAATTGCTCGCAAGTTACATCGTGATTTAGAAGAAAGTGACATTGATTTGTCAGAGGAAGATATTGTAGAtgactctgatgatgatgatgtggactaTGTTCAAGAAGAAGTTGGCAGTTCAG ATTCAGAAGAGGAGAGCAGGTATCCATGCACTTCAGCAGCAAGTAATCCCATTGATATTGTGCCTGAAGAACGAGCGAGACTGACGGCAAGGAGGATCCGAGACCTGCGCATCGCACCGATTCTGAGGAAGGTTGGACGACTACTGATCGTGCACCAGATATCGATCTATTCTCACGACAATCTGGAATATGCAATGTTGTCAGTTTAG